The genomic region ACCTAATACTTTGAGCAAAACTCTCGATAATATTGATAAATATTCGCCTCTTGGCATGAGTTACTTTTGAAATTAAAATGCCTTCAAACTCAAAGGAGGTTTCTCTATGAGGGAAGAAGTAGAAAAAGCCCTTCAGAAAGTGCGTCCTATGCTTCAGGCAGACGGCGGAGATGTTGAGCTAGTAGAAGTAACTGAAGATGGCATTGTAAAGTTGCGTCTTCAAGGTGC from Thermodesulfatator indicus DSM 15286 harbors:
- a CDS encoding NifU family protein; this translates as MREEVEKALQKVRPMLQADGGDVELVEVTEDGIVKLRLQGACKGCPMSTYTLKMGIERFLKKEVPEVKAVEEVS